In Archocentrus centrarchus isolate MPI-CPG fArcCen1 chromosome 22, fArcCen1, whole genome shotgun sequence, one DNA window encodes the following:
- the dlk1 gene encoding protein delta homolog 1, giving the protein MHLTAVVLILSVTNIVKGWECSAGCNTENGFCEKPGKCRCKPGWQGDNCDQCVPFPGCLHGACEKAWQCICEEGWVGSLCDQDIRLCSSRPCAINATCIETGEGGYLCICPHGFSGENCHLRRGLCLQNGSPCQNGGTCMDAEGSAAFSSCLCPPGFSGDFCEISVDSCQPNPCLNGGNCTNHGLTFTCVCPHGFSGFTCNDTTSLSPCTGRPCANEGTCVGQPDGTFRCICQKWFTGPTCSLQHRPRNRSKPAAAKPVDRVFALTPQHYSLPAHAFHKLLRPPERDLLKITLKETVHSSGVLVTHGQLVCFSLLALLTCLVILGTTGIVFFGRCETWLANAKYSQLVRQQREHLLREAGSTSQEEAEHSVNIILPEKIRLTSFGRHYTSI; this is encoded by the exons ATGCATCTCACAGCGGTGGTCTTAATTCTCTCCGTGACAAACATCGTCAAAG GTTGGGAATGCAGCGCAGGGTGCAACACAGAAAATGGATTTTGTGAGAAACCAGGGAAGTGCAG GTGCAAACCAGGATGGCAAGGAGACAACTGTGACCAGTGCGTGCCCTTCCCTGGCTGTCTGCATGGCGCATGTGAGAAGGCATGGCAGTGTATCTGCGAGGAGGGTTGGGTGGGCAGCCTGTGTGACCAAG atATTCGCTTGTGCTCATCCAGGCCTTGTGCTATTAATGCCACCTGCATAGAGACGGGAGAGGGAGGATATCTGTGTATCTGTCCCCATGGCTTCTCTGGAGAAAACTGCCACCTGAGGAGAGGACTTTGCCTTCAAAATGG CTCTCCTTGCCAGAACGGAGGCACATGTATGGATGCTGAAGGCTCAGcggccttttcttcctgtttatgtCCCCCTGGATTTTCTGGAGACTTCTGTGAGATCAGTGTTGACAGCTGCCAGCCTAACCCTTGCCTCAATGGCGGCAACTGTACAAATCATGGCCTGACTTTCACATGTGTCTGTCCACATGGCTTCTCTGGTTTCACTTGTAATGACACCACCAGCCTCTCTCCCTGCACCGGCCGGCCCTGTGCCAACGAGGGCACCTGTGTCGGTCAACCTGATGGAACCTTCCGGTGTATTTGCCAGAAATGGTTTACAGGTCCCACATGCTCCCTGCAGCACAGACCAAGGAACAGATCCAAGCCGGCTGCTGCCAAGCCTGTGGACAGAGTGTTTGCTCTGACTCCACAGCACTACTCCCTCCCTGCTCATGCATTCCACAAATTGCTTAGACCACCCGAGAGAGACCTGCTCAAGATCACCCTGAAGGAGACGGTTCACTCGTCCGGTGTCCTTGTTACGCATGGTCAGCTTGTCTGCTTCAGCTTGCTAGCACTGCTCACCTGTCTGGTTATCTTGGGTACTACAGGCATTGTGTTTTTTGGCCGCTGTGAGACGTGGCTGGCAAATGCCAAGTACAGCCAGCTTGTCCGGCAGCAAAGGGAGCACCTGCTGAGAGAAGCTGGCAGCACTAGCCAGGAAGAGGCGGAACACTCAGTAAACATCATCCTGCCGGAGAAGATTAGACTCACCAGCTTTGGGAGGCACTACACCTCCATCTGA